One stretch of Daphnia pulicaria isolate SC F1-1A chromosome 8, SC_F0-13Bv2, whole genome shotgun sequence DNA includes these proteins:
- the LOC124312022 gene encoding protein LTO1 homolog — MAVNKKESDFDIQDAFDSLLVSEDNLVAKAYEEGLLQGEIVGFQEGFDLGRQKGSEIGSEIFFYRGFAKSWIALLSGDLSEAFKQLLELCPVSLNCDVLHEIYQIELKNKTEEADSKSLKALTKLLTLLERFPQENPKNQDIVSLLQDIRAKFKHCCAILKVDASYSGNNQLNF; from the coding sequence ATGGCtgtgaacaaaaaagaaagcgaTTTCGATATTCAAGACGCTTTTGATTCATTATTAGTGTCTGAAGACAATTTAGTGGCAAAAGCTTATGAAGAAGGATTACTTCAAGGAGAAATAGTAGGATTTCAAGAAGGATTTGATTTAGGACGTCAAAAAGGGAGCGAAATTGGGTCGGAAATTTTCTTCTATCGTGGGTTTGCTAAAAGTTGGATTGCTTTGCTATCGGGTGATTTGAGTGAAGCTTTCAAACAACTACTGGAATTGTGCCCTGTTTCCTTAAATTGTGATGTTTTACATGAGATATATCAAATtgaactgaaaaataaaacagaagaGGCAGATTCAAAATCTCTGAAAGCATTGACAAAACTGCTTACATTGCTGGAACGTTTCCCACaggaaaatccaaaaaatcaaGATATTGTAAGTTTACTTCAAGACATTCGTGCCAAATTCAAGCATTGCTGTGCTATCCTCAAAGTTGATGCTAGCTATTCTGGTAATAATCAACTGAACTTTTGA
- the LOC124312021 gene encoding probable methyltransferase-like protein 25 isoform X1, with product MGTKRETALAALKTLSTFLEPFLPIVNTHMVHFYTDQVFEKLSQDLQSDLMALSDTQIAELPNDYLNISKSKPSYIASNLLQLMEDIDEHNLDSLNVLDDLPSVWKEMDIKPLTSLIHFDKFMTVKKSHEVGALCDTIASFANYTDSKLIVDLGCGKGALASMLSLNHGLYVSGIDAAGFSAHAEEGRQSMLQKTFKSHVKKARLTEDEEAVDLSVRFRRSTLYLSNNFDIRPLIEECSQHFQQSFNQVGLVGLHTCGNLASTSVQLFVNSSESRFLCNVGCCYHLLDEFFDKSNSGLEQGFPLSSHLKSKSFFLGRNARMVSSQPLERYATRKQMQPDVLFYRSLLQVILEEKFPSTDSVEFQVGRLRKPVNNFRDYLQWATKKLKLSLELTDEEIEAYLTRYNGDKRRHLYAFFQLRLLLASLVEYVILLDRLVYLTEQEVVSNSFLVRIFSPVTSPRCYALLAFKKLKEKSI from the exons ATGGGAACAAAACGTGAAACTGCTCTGGCTGCTCTAAAAACACTGTCAACATTTCTGGAGCCATTTCTTCCTATTGTAAACACACACATGGTTCACTTTTATACTGATCaagtatttgaaaaattaagtcAAGATTTGCAGTCAGATTTGATGGCACTCTCCGATACTCAGATTGCTGAGCTTCCCAACGATTATCTGAACATCAGTAAAAGCAAGCCAAGTTATATTGCCTCAAATTTACTCCAGCTAATGGAAGATATTGATGAACACAATTTAGATTCTTTAAATGTTCTTGATGATCTCCCATCAGTGTGGAAAGAGATGGATATAAAGCCCTTAACTTCGTTGATCCATTTTGATAAATTCATGACGGTGAAAAAATCTCACGAGGTTGGAGCCCTTTGCGATACGATAGCATCGTTTGCAAATTATACTGATAGCAAACTGATTGTTGATTTGGGTTGCGGAAAAGGAGCGCTAGCATCGATGCTATCATTGAATCACGGATTATACGTCTCCGGTATCGATGCTGCCGGTTTTAGCGCTCATGCAGAGGAGGGAAGACAATCTATGCTTCAAAAGACATTCAAAAGTCATGTGAAAAAAGCACGTCTTacagaagacgaagaagccgTTGATTTGTCAGTAAGATTTAGGCGCTCAACGTTGTACTTATCAAACAATTTCGACATCCGTCCTCTAATTGAAGAATGCAGTCAACATTTTCAACAGTCATTTAACCAAGTTGGTTTAGTGGGTCTACATACTTGTGGAAATTTGGCTTCAACTTCAGTGCAGCTGTTCGTGAATTCGTCCGAGTCTCGTTTCTTGTGCAACGTTGGCTGCTGTTATCATCTCTTGGACGAATTTTTCGACAAAAGTAACAGTGGACTTGAACAGGGTTTTCCCCTTAGCAGCCATTTGAAATCAAAGAGTTTTTTCCTGGGAAGGAACGCCCGAATGGTCTCTTCGCAGCCGCTAGAACGATACGCTACGCGCAAACAA atGCAACCTGATGTTCTTTTCTATCGCTCACTTCTACAAGTTATTCTCGAAGAAAAATTCCCTTCTACGGATTCAGTTGAATTTCAAGTGGGGCGTCTGCGTAAACCTGTCAATAACTTTCGAGACTACCTTCAGTGGGCAACAAAGAAGTTAAAGTTGAGTTTAGAG TTGACGGATGAAGAAATCGAAGCATATCTGACCCGTTACAATGGAGATAAACGAAGACATTTGTATGCCTTCTTTCAACTTCGTCTACTGCTGGCCAGTTTAGTTGAATATGTCATTTTGCTAGATCGACTTGTTTACCTTACAGAACAG GAAGTTGTAAGCAATTCTTTCTTGGTACGGATATTTTCGCCCGTGACATCTCCACGTTGCTACGCCCTCTTAGCCTTTAAGAAGCTCAAAGAAAAATCCATATAA
- the LOC124312021 gene encoding probable methyltransferase-like protein 25 isoform X2, with protein sequence MGTKRETALAALKTLSTFLEPFLPIVNTHMVHFYTDQVFEKLSQDLQSDLMALSDTQIAELPNDYLNISKSKPSYIASNLLQLMEDIDEHNLDSLNVLDDLPSVWKEMDIKPLTSLIHFDKFMTVKKSHEVGALCDTIASFANYTDSKLIVDLGCGKGALASMLSLNHGLYVSGIDAAGFSAHAEEGRQSMLQKTFKSHVKKARLTEDEEAVDLSVRFRRSTLYLSNNFDIRPLIEECSQHFQQSFNQVGLVGLHTCGNLASTSVQLFVNSSESRFLCNVGCCYHLLDEFFDKSNSGLEQGFPLSSHLKSKSFFLGRNARMVSSQPLERYATRKQMQPDVLFYRSLLQVILEEKFPSTDSVEFQVGRLRKPVNNFRDYLQWATKKLKLSLEWHLV encoded by the exons ATGGGAACAAAACGTGAAACTGCTCTGGCTGCTCTAAAAACACTGTCAACATTTCTGGAGCCATTTCTTCCTATTGTAAACACACACATGGTTCACTTTTATACTGATCaagtatttgaaaaattaagtcAAGATTTGCAGTCAGATTTGATGGCACTCTCCGATACTCAGATTGCTGAGCTTCCCAACGATTATCTGAACATCAGTAAAAGCAAGCCAAGTTATATTGCCTCAAATTTACTCCAGCTAATGGAAGATATTGATGAACACAATTTAGATTCTTTAAATGTTCTTGATGATCTCCCATCAGTGTGGAAAGAGATGGATATAAAGCCCTTAACTTCGTTGATCCATTTTGATAAATTCATGACGGTGAAAAAATCTCACGAGGTTGGAGCCCTTTGCGATACGATAGCATCGTTTGCAAATTATACTGATAGCAAACTGATTGTTGATTTGGGTTGCGGAAAAGGAGCGCTAGCATCGATGCTATCATTGAATCACGGATTATACGTCTCCGGTATCGATGCTGCCGGTTTTAGCGCTCATGCAGAGGAGGGAAGACAATCTATGCTTCAAAAGACATTCAAAAGTCATGTGAAAAAAGCACGTCTTacagaagacgaagaagccgTTGATTTGTCAGTAAGATTTAGGCGCTCAACGTTGTACTTATCAAACAATTTCGACATCCGTCCTCTAATTGAAGAATGCAGTCAACATTTTCAACAGTCATTTAACCAAGTTGGTTTAGTGGGTCTACATACTTGTGGAAATTTGGCTTCAACTTCAGTGCAGCTGTTCGTGAATTCGTCCGAGTCTCGTTTCTTGTGCAACGTTGGCTGCTGTTATCATCTCTTGGACGAATTTTTCGACAAAAGTAACAGTGGACTTGAACAGGGTTTTCCCCTTAGCAGCCATTTGAAATCAAAGAGTTTTTTCCTGGGAAGGAACGCCCGAATGGTCTCTTCGCAGCCGCTAGAACGATACGCTACGCGCAAACAA atGCAACCTGATGTTCTTTTCTATCGCTCACTTCTACAAGTTATTCTCGAAGAAAAATTCCCTTCTACGGATTCAGTTGAATTTCAAGTGGGGCGTCTGCGTAAACCTGTCAATAACTTTCGAGACTACCTTCAGTGGGCAACAAAGAAGTTAAAGTTGAGTTTAGAG TGGCATTTGGTATAG
- the LOC124312021 gene encoding probable methyltransferase-like protein 25 isoform X3 has protein sequence MGTKRETALAALKTLSTFLEPFLPIVNTHMVHFYTDQVFEKLSQDLQSDLMALSDTQIAELPNDYLNISKSKPSYIASNLLQLMEDIDEHNLDSLNVLDDLPSVWKEMDIKPLTSLIHFDKFMTVKKSHEVGALCDTIASFANYTDSKLIVDLGCGKGALASMLSLNHGLYVSGIDAAGFSAHAEEGRQSMLQKTFKSHVKKARLTEDEEAVDLSVRFRRSTLYLSNNFDIRPLIEECSQHFQQSFNQVGLVGLHTCGNLASTSVQLFVNSSESRFLCNVGCCYHLLDEFFDKSNSGLEQGFPLSSHLKSKSFFLGRNARMVSSQPLERYATRKQMQPDVLFYRSLLQVILEEKFPSTDSVEFQVGRLRKPVNNFRDYLQWATKKLKLSLEHLV, from the exons ATGGGAACAAAACGTGAAACTGCTCTGGCTGCTCTAAAAACACTGTCAACATTTCTGGAGCCATTTCTTCCTATTGTAAACACACACATGGTTCACTTTTATACTGATCaagtatttgaaaaattaagtcAAGATTTGCAGTCAGATTTGATGGCACTCTCCGATACTCAGATTGCTGAGCTTCCCAACGATTATCTGAACATCAGTAAAAGCAAGCCAAGTTATATTGCCTCAAATTTACTCCAGCTAATGGAAGATATTGATGAACACAATTTAGATTCTTTAAATGTTCTTGATGATCTCCCATCAGTGTGGAAAGAGATGGATATAAAGCCCTTAACTTCGTTGATCCATTTTGATAAATTCATGACGGTGAAAAAATCTCACGAGGTTGGAGCCCTTTGCGATACGATAGCATCGTTTGCAAATTATACTGATAGCAAACTGATTGTTGATTTGGGTTGCGGAAAAGGAGCGCTAGCATCGATGCTATCATTGAATCACGGATTATACGTCTCCGGTATCGATGCTGCCGGTTTTAGCGCTCATGCAGAGGAGGGAAGACAATCTATGCTTCAAAAGACATTCAAAAGTCATGTGAAAAAAGCACGTCTTacagaagacgaagaagccgTTGATTTGTCAGTAAGATTTAGGCGCTCAACGTTGTACTTATCAAACAATTTCGACATCCGTCCTCTAATTGAAGAATGCAGTCAACATTTTCAACAGTCATTTAACCAAGTTGGTTTAGTGGGTCTACATACTTGTGGAAATTTGGCTTCAACTTCAGTGCAGCTGTTCGTGAATTCGTCCGAGTCTCGTTTCTTGTGCAACGTTGGCTGCTGTTATCATCTCTTGGACGAATTTTTCGACAAAAGTAACAGTGGACTTGAACAGGGTTTTCCCCTTAGCAGCCATTTGAAATCAAAGAGTTTTTTCCTGGGAAGGAACGCCCGAATGGTCTCTTCGCAGCCGCTAGAACGATACGCTACGCGCAAACAA atGCAACCTGATGTTCTTTTCTATCGCTCACTTCTACAAGTTATTCTCGAAGAAAAATTCCCTTCTACGGATTCAGTTGAATTTCAAGTGGGGCGTCTGCGTAAACCTGTCAATAACTTTCGAGACTACCTTCAGTGGGCAACAAAGAAGTTAAAGTTGAGTTTAGAG CATTTGGTATAG